A single Acidimicrobiales bacterium DNA region contains:
- a CDS encoding ATP-binding cassette domain-containing protein, translated as MSPSAAPAVAAHGVRKAFGDHVVLDGVDVVVDEGSVFALLGSNGAGKTTMVNILATLLDADAGEIRVAGCDLAADPDGVRRAIGVTGQVSAVDNLLTGEENLRLMADLRHLGRARGRQRAGELLES; from the coding sequence GTGAGTCCCTCAGCGGCGCCCGCCGTGGCCGCCCACGGTGTCCGCAAGGCGTTCGGGGACCACGTGGTCCTCGACGGCGTCGACGTGGTCGTCGACGAGGGCAGCGTCTTTGCCCTCCTCGGCTCGAACGGAGCGGGCAAGACAACGATGGTGAACATCCTCGCCACCCTGCTCGACGCGGACGCCGGTGAGATCCGGGTGGCCGGCTGCGACCTGGCCGCCGACCCGGACGGGGTGCGGCGGGCCATCGGGGTGACCGGGCAGGTCTCCGCCGTCGACAACCTGCTCACCGGGGAGGAGAACCTGCGCCTGATGGCGGACCTGCGCCACCTGGGTCGGGCCCGCGGCCGGCAACGGGCGGGGGAGCTGCTCGAGAGC